The following are from one region of the Thermoproteus uzoniensis 768-20 genome:
- a CDS encoding aspartyl protease family protein gives MFTVKARVWAVGRISGAVEVDLLVDTGATYTVLPASLLARLG, from the coding sequence GTGTTTACGGTTAAGGCGAGGGTATGGGCCGTGGGCCGGATATCCGGCGCGGTGGAGGTGGACCTCCTAGTGGATACCGGCGCCACGTACACGGTGTTGCCGGCCAGCCTGCTCGCTAGGCTCGGGTAG
- the cysS gene encoding cysteine--tRNA ligase translates to MRIYNTATKRMEQFSVRTPGIASGYVCGITPYDSVHVGHGRVYVFFDMFRRYLERLGLQVRLVVNFTDIDDKIINRAREEFGADSVKRWREVPERYISEYFDVMRRLYVKPAYAYPRVTENVEDMLGWIKALVDKGFAYVAPDGSVYFEVGKVPRYGEFSGQRIEELVAGARVEPEPGKRNPLDFALWKSWSPGEPWWDSPWCPGRPGWHLECVVMSTKHLGVPFDFHGGGADLIFPHHENEIAIARAMFGVDYFARYWIHVGYLTVRGEKMSKSLGNIITLREVLSKYSGEALRLAYAMSHYRKPMEFSFELLDRAEDMVKTLYTAYDELGQAVADAGEGGSEPVVEPFYKYVEGFYEALNDDFSTNEAAQRLYDAARYIISTVLHKIDKISREAVLDVLSKYVEMADVLGLLERREVPKEVQEAVKALVEARARLRQERQYQLADQIRERLSALGVDLHDFGQRTYYTYRRR, encoded by the coding sequence CTGAGGATATACAACACTGCGACTAAAAGAATGGAGCAGTTCTCCGTGAGGACTCCTGGGATCGCCTCCGGCTACGTCTGCGGCATAACCCCCTACGACTCGGTGCACGTGGGGCACGGCAGAGTCTACGTGTTCTTCGACATGTTCCGCCGCTATCTAGAGCGCTTGGGCCTCCAGGTGAGGCTAGTCGTAAACTTCACCGACATCGACGACAAGATAATAAATAGGGCTAGGGAGGAGTTCGGCGCGGATTCCGTCAAGCGGTGGCGCGAGGTGCCGGAGCGGTACATATCCGAGTACTTCGACGTCATGCGGAGGCTCTACGTCAAGCCGGCGTACGCCTACCCCAGAGTGACGGAGAACGTGGAGGATATGTTGGGATGGATAAAGGCCCTCGTGGACAAGGGCTTCGCCTACGTGGCGCCCGACGGCTCGGTCTACTTCGAGGTGGGCAAAGTGCCGCGATACGGCGAGTTCTCCGGCCAGAGGATAGAGGAGCTGGTTGCGGGGGCCAGAGTCGAGCCGGAGCCGGGCAAGAGGAATCCTCTCGACTTCGCCTTGTGGAAGAGCTGGTCGCCGGGCGAGCCCTGGTGGGACTCCCCTTGGTGCCCCGGCAGGCCGGGCTGGCATTTGGAGTGCGTCGTCATGTCGACGAAGCATCTGGGCGTCCCCTTCGACTTCCACGGCGGCGGCGCCGACCTCATATTCCCCCACCACGAGAACGAGATAGCCATAGCCCGCGCCATGTTCGGCGTGGACTACTTCGCCCGGTACTGGATCCACGTGGGCTATCTGACCGTTAGGGGCGAGAAGATGTCGAAGTCGCTCGGCAACATAATCACCTTGAGGGAGGTCCTCTCTAAGTACAGCGGCGAGGCTCTGAGGCTGGCCTACGCCATGAGCCACTACCGCAAGCCCATGGAGTTCAGCTTCGAGCTCTTGGACCGGGCCGAGGACATGGTCAAGACCCTATACACGGCCTACGACGAGTTGGGGCAGGCCGTGGCAGACGCCGGCGAGGGCGGCTCGGAGCCCGTCGTCGAGCCCTTCTACAAATACGTGGAGGGGTTCTACGAGGCCCTCAACGACGACTTCTCGACCAACGAGGCCGCCCAGAGGCTGTACGACGCGGCGCGCTACATAATCTCCACCGTACTACATAAAATAGACAAGATCTCGCGGGAGGCCGTCCTCGACGTGCTCTCCAAATACGTCGAGATGGCGGACGTGTTGGGCTTGTTGGAGAGGAGGGAGGTGCCGAAGGAGGTGCAGGAGGCTGTCAAGGCGCTGGTGGAGGCGAGGGCCAGGCTGAGGCAGGAAAGGCAGTACCAGTTGGCGGATCAGATAAGGGAGAGGCTGTCGGCCCTAGGCGTGGATCTCCACGACTTCGGCCAGAGGACCTACTACACCTACAGAAGGCGTTGA
- the eno gene encoding phosphopyruvate hydratase, with protein MVDTTIEEVAARRVLTGRGDLTVEVEVYTADGFGRAAAPAGASKGRHEVAFLPEGGIDEALAAFERLVAPELAGLDAAEQYAVDGKLEEVDGTGRFEKIGGAVAVATSMAAARAAANTLGIPLFRHLGGAAARTIPLPLGNAIGGGKHSRGLGPDLQEFLVIPLNPPDAAAAVLANLEVHRRALKYITKVDPHFTGGKNDEGAWTPRVSAETALRILKEAAAEVSKETGVEIGLGVDAAASSLWNGAKYVYQNEGKERTPREQLEYMAKLLDEFGLVYLEDPFQEDDFQSFAELTDRYRDRLIVGDDLYVTNAARIEEGGKMRATTAVLIKPDQTGTLTRAAEAVKTARRYGMKVVASHRSGDTEYDTLAHVAVALGAEVIKTGIVGGERTAKLNELIRIGEYLGKWGRMAAIRP; from the coding sequence ATGGTCGACACAACGATAGAGGAGGTAGCCGCTAGGCGGGTCTTGACGGGCAGAGGCGACCTAACGGTGGAGGTCGAGGTGTACACTGCAGACGGCTTCGGGAGGGCGGCGGCCCCCGCCGGGGCCTCCAAGGGGAGACACGAGGTGGCCTTCCTGCCCGAGGGCGGCATCGACGAGGCCCTCGCGGCCTTTGAGAGGCTGGTAGCGCCGGAGCTGGCGGGCCTCGACGCGGCGGAGCAGTACGCGGTGGATGGGAAGCTGGAGGAGGTCGACGGCACTGGCCGTTTCGAGAAGATAGGCGGGGCCGTCGCGGTGGCCACGTCCATGGCGGCCGCAAGGGCGGCAGCCAACACGTTGGGCATACCGCTCTTCAGACATCTGGGAGGCGCCGCGGCGAGGACGATCCCGCTGCCTCTGGGCAACGCAATAGGCGGAGGCAAACACAGCAGAGGCCTAGGCCCCGATCTGCAGGAGTTCCTCGTAATCCCGCTCAACCCGCCGGATGCGGCCGCCGCAGTGCTGGCCAACTTGGAGGTGCACAGAAGGGCCCTCAAGTACATAACCAAGGTGGATCCGCACTTCACTGGGGGCAAAAACGACGAGGGGGCCTGGACCCCCAGGGTCTCGGCAGAGACTGCGTTGAGGATACTGAAAGAGGCCGCCGCGGAGGTGTCCAAGGAGACGGGCGTGGAGATAGGGCTCGGCGTGGACGCGGCCGCGTCGAGCCTCTGGAACGGGGCCAAGTACGTATACCAGAACGAGGGCAAGGAGAGGACCCCGAGAGAGCAACTGGAGTACATGGCCAAGCTGTTGGACGAGTTCGGGCTGGTGTACCTCGAGGATCCCTTCCAGGAAGACGACTTCCAGTCCTTCGCTGAGCTGACCGATAGATATAGGGACAGGCTGATAGTCGGCGACGACCTCTACGTGACCAACGCGGCGAGGATAGAGGAGGGGGGCAAAATGAGGGCAACCACCGCCGTCTTGATCAAGCCAGACCAGACGGGGACTTTGACGAGGGCCGCCGAGGCCGTGAAGACGGCGCGGAGGTACGGCATGAAGGTGGTGGCCTCTCACAGATCGGGCGACACGGAGTACGACACGTTGGCCCACGTTGCGGTGGCCCTAGGCGCCGAGGTTATAAAGACGGGGATTGTCGGCGGCGAGAGGACGGCCAAGCTGAACGAGCTCATCAGGATAGGCGAATACCTAGGCAAGTGGGGCAGGATGGCGGCGATTAGGCCGTGA
- a CDS encoding carboxypeptidase-like regulatory domain-containing protein, translating into MHNPKTTVFLILVIGLITIGIAHAQGSQAGGGLYAPGATITYNITWQINTECPACQALYGKHPWAPAANLTNSYSWAAGKQFTLVIRDLNETTSLTNIVVNATANKTGFVTFQVKAPASQVNIYTRWDIALLVNWHGYYFLLFEVPNFKGTFADLMGNFTGQYYTILPNGTVINNYYSSYLNLTFLWLHQFYLGVWTAGQPYNLTLVETLSINGTPVYTWTYKPLSKLTIPNGTVFGPITYLGTYVTSLGTAGQNVSSYLSPSSVSYTFKVVMSIYNQQTGTYVQQTLIESTNHINTSYPGTPPAPNQFYVIATLNYTTMTNASSVDATCQQLVIWPLPLSTLTIGMLYDIKGNPILSPEYFTFKIQENIGGYPLTISQQQGGWSTDITDVRFSFLRALCGGGTISSFSDLVNCFNTLTRTKLINAVYSIYKHPTLAWISGIRILTDQSAQLSSVNLSPRLIVEYSYQAIQYTSSQPQPTSGYIDAVVFQAPLNATGLVNKTVDLTVAILPVQIPLWWRNGMALPNGQPFNNPALAQGLTFVFQGTTAYLNETGQYAVVADPWSSSATGTNQFNTLYLWALPPYEYVPITPGVYADLLTLFNASGYLPLPPLNAILAKSGSTYYIKYLNWSQAVALSNLFSQYGLSVGTNQYTYSFRIYAGSILVGTANVVATYPLVYPNGTMVETQSNVANTLYAQYGPKAYPDAYTVQAVYYNATATPGVYGLQAQKLGFYNLEHAINIAINLKTMNFLFKDFCGNVPSVVNGTISLTVVYGGQNITLSQLPVAAEVPVTIPAAVDQWGAPLTNKATAYVTLNYFGYKLYGTTNNTALPTSPVPISVALANAPYFKPVVYLPIAPQVFRVMAAVWTEEDPVGGPAKEVYLGPQYPLVGFVLVPTSLAPGYVGVRMGESISNASGYAYFDELPLNVTFRMTVRTIIPQVDMYWPYTAAQTLYGNSYADYAQWLGLNATNFVYTLGTRDRIDAGIVANSTTLKLTTWCAKPQTFEAQVYNPVFRIFDKTGQHLLSSQFIVPGPYPGAAPPILANVTLVIADDRSPYLYASRWFNFTDGDFNVLTDFRLVGMTGMQSIWQSIAAKYLSKAQAFAGCTAPPTGNLSDVANALAYAAMASWLANSSTNLYSAVFTLYSAQPNNSKLSVCSLTPTTVGTYDIAHLFLPGMRLHVRVWYMGYLVYDGYVTLTKPTVDIRASVVPLNVTAFTKDMRLPVNAYIGFTLANGYFGFAFNSPYSGVNFSDTYILYSLVEPYGFQPLWLSSILTSLTGYGTPALHDDAVQYNFTSRYAYYGAYKTVTAGAEFVYLPNLFVSRNLTTPVYLYTVNGTGYEHAASFDRWVSVSYPPTTIRTHNYFERNTFLDLLMGGYNLPVPAPFSSPSTGVYTTSFAIYMYNPYNSTNLLNYKTLRLYLPWGNGTKAIVTVKAVNASNGASYTATFNLSNYSNLTQNLLAYDIILRNIALNLVPGNATAEIVFTITVNYTAGPTTSLYSVPTATLINGLYAYAAYDNTTVATAAGANVTLHFINVMLPADSKYIQWGGFGAPVTYIVPAGQIALLPEYADDAYVSLAGSYIARIWIIAAGSKEALCTSGPNVLGPLTDSKGAYITGYDFFGKRYLVVNYIPASTPATKSSVPVYTNTYLDEFYDGSGMVAGLGFPIGGTSAFAIGAYLGKPVWDVSALYAMGVTSLQLPTTALDYLTVYNNASFPILVSGVTVSCGGSSYTIPINASTGYVYVNVSQQKSIPLNGYGFGRSYAVNASGLWSLDVYAPQYEYSVKAYYGGVVDTLKHFINDIPIQANRTLSPTIKAELMNAYQLAQQALNNYTLLVKLFNLQPLSSTSYPEKVLYASYADRPRNGWQYTFNVVSESAKYCTGSVVYYIAKLFNGLFAIATNVYNGSAVIYYDNKYVVLPVNSTVLAQPPSVTVLNITYLSSGTVVVYLSNSTTLIYNNVSKVIWPAYFVEVIWPLNLAGNYYLAVSYNSISIPICNYKTSTTEWTAGTWGTLTTNSSDYDFKYFFNFPELPLKYILDWNARPLANQTVVLFDRATHQVYAVIFTTNTGQLFYDLPNIGAMGLSNDIYVSWFDGYPLMVLTGDPAYLVWVYQQDVGNDVYQLGNAATSAEIRTYVYPATLTVNGPNGQPLAGVVVQVFDDATKGAMFYFMNTTSSAGSVTVYDKLVSSYPGGFLSQLPSTNFDYNILYPYSSGTAAAPADGAVWVPVATGTFSIQRGATVPSSGYSITSTVTFATQIPLSQPVGVSGTFYMQTPSGTVAIPFKTVTVSGTSYIVPSQPIPTSVSYPLQMEIDTVTVNGVPIKLATPFKTTLTTTSLPSSFDLASLGLLAQVTVQAQDGFGKLRTDWPITVSLNGQTVATGNGVVTAYLPLSQYAGAYNVTVATTVKTPSGSVVVNTTTLTVSGPTTYVVSVPSGVISASVVDAFGTALSSSPVQITNVATGTGSVTAEVLAGTYTVSAQAFGYTWSKTVTVSRGQTATVQIVVPTAKISASVVDQAMGSVGQWPIQIIGPSGSAVASGTGSVTAEVLAQDNTGAPLQYNVVAVTPFGTYSTGSFTLSPGQTATKTITVPTAVLQISAVDDNGYPINNMVSQVDVYFANGTLYKSFSSAPVSVEVLAGQQYTIKVTAQQNHVGTAQITPPAGQTVAIRVTVPGTAGITIGGVRIPISELVLWIVLVIVIVIIVAILLMEYSNWRRRRLMQILAPPK; encoded by the coding sequence ATGCATAACCCCAAGACAACGGTATTCCTAATACTGGTAATCGGCCTAATAACAATAGGGATAGCCCACGCCCAAGGCTCGCAAGCGGGCGGCGGGCTCTACGCCCCCGGAGCGACCATAACCTACAACATAACATGGCAGATAAACACGGAATGCCCGGCATGTCAAGCACTCTACGGGAAACACCCGTGGGCTCCAGCCGCCAACCTAACTAACAGTTACTCCTGGGCCGCCGGCAAGCAGTTCACGCTGGTCATACGCGATCTGAATGAGACCACCTCCCTCACAAACATTGTCGTCAACGCCACGGCCAACAAGACGGGCTTCGTGACGTTCCAAGTCAAGGCCCCAGCCAGCCAAGTCAACATCTACACTAGGTGGGATATCGCTCTCCTAGTCAACTGGCACGGCTACTACTTCCTGCTCTTCGAAGTCCCCAACTTCAAAGGCACATTCGCAGACTTAATGGGCAACTTCACGGGCCAATACTACACGATACTTCCTAACGGCACAGTCATCAACAACTACTACTCGAGTTACCTTAACCTCACATTCCTTTGGCTGCACCAGTTCTATCTGGGCGTGTGGACCGCAGGCCAGCCCTACAACTTGACTCTGGTCGAGACGCTGTCAATAAACGGTACCCCTGTCTATACATGGACGTATAAGCCGCTGTCGAAACTGACAATACCTAACGGCACCGTCTTCGGGCCCATTACTTACCTCGGCACTTACGTGACCTCGCTAGGCACGGCGGGCCAGAACGTAAGTAGCTATCTGTCGCCGTCCAGCGTCTCCTACACGTTCAAGGTGGTTATGTCCATCTACAACCAGCAGACAGGGACGTACGTACAGCAGACATTGATAGAAAGCACTAACCACATCAACACATCGTATCCGGGCACGCCGCCAGCTCCGAACCAATTCTACGTCATCGCGACGTTGAACTACACAACTATGACCAACGCCTCCTCGGTCGACGCCACGTGCCAGCAGCTGGTCATATGGCCGTTGCCGCTCAGCACCTTGACTATCGGCATGCTCTACGACATAAAGGGCAACCCAATACTCAGCCCCGAGTACTTCACCTTTAAGATCCAGGAGAACATAGGCGGCTACCCGCTGACCATATCCCAGCAACAAGGCGGTTGGTCCACCGACATAACCGACGTCAGGTTCAGCTTCCTCCGCGCGCTCTGTGGCGGCGGGACCATATCCAGCTTTTCTGACCTGGTCAACTGCTTCAACACCCTCACCCGCACGAAGCTGATAAATGCGGTCTATAGCATATACAAGCACCCGACCCTCGCCTGGATAAGCGGCATCCGCATACTCACGGATCAGAGTGCTCAGCTGTCCTCGGTTAACCTCAGCCCCAGGCTGATAGTTGAATACTCATACCAAGCCATCCAGTACACTTCGTCCCAGCCGCAACCCACCAGCGGCTATATTGACGCCGTGGTTTTCCAAGCCCCGCTTAATGCAACCGGACTGGTTAATAAGACTGTTGACCTAACAGTCGCTATACTGCCCGTGCAGATACCGCTGTGGTGGCGCAACGGCATGGCTCTGCCCAACGGTCAGCCCTTCAATAACCCCGCGTTGGCTCAAGGCCTCACCTTTGTGTTCCAGGGCACCACGGCGTATTTGAATGAGACCGGCCAATACGCAGTCGTGGCCGACCCGTGGAGCAGTAGCGCCACCGGCACCAACCAGTTCAACACATTATACCTGTGGGCTCTCCCGCCGTATGAGTACGTGCCCATAACTCCCGGCGTCTACGCCGATCTGCTCACTTTGTTCAACGCCAGCGGCTATCTGCCCCTCCCGCCGCTGAACGCGATACTCGCTAAATCGGGCTCTACGTACTACATTAAGTACCTCAACTGGAGCCAAGCCGTTGCTCTAAGCAATCTCTTCAGCCAGTACGGCCTCTCCGTAGGCACGAACCAGTACACCTACAGCTTCAGAATATACGCCGGCTCTATACTGGTGGGCACTGCCAACGTCGTGGCGACGTATCCGTTGGTGTACCCTAACGGCACCATGGTGGAAACCCAGAGCAACGTGGCCAATACGCTCTACGCCCAGTACGGCCCTAAGGCGTACCCAGACGCCTACACGGTACAGGCAGTCTACTACAACGCCACCGCCACCCCCGGCGTGTACGGCCTACAAGCCCAGAAGCTAGGGTTCTACAACCTCGAGCACGCTATAAATATCGCGATCAACCTCAAGACGATGAACTTCCTGTTCAAGGACTTCTGCGGCAACGTGCCGTCTGTGGTCAACGGCACCATAAGCCTGACTGTCGTATACGGCGGCCAGAACATAACTCTGTCCCAGCTGCCCGTGGCGGCCGAGGTCCCCGTCACCATACCCGCGGCGGTCGACCAGTGGGGCGCTCCGCTGACCAATAAGGCGACTGCCTACGTTACGCTGAACTACTTCGGCTATAAGCTGTACGGCACCACCAACAACACGGCCTTGCCCACAAGCCCCGTGCCCATATCCGTGGCGCTGGCCAACGCCCCCTACTTCAAGCCCGTCGTGTATCTGCCCATAGCGCCGCAAGTCTTCCGCGTCATGGCCGCCGTCTGGACGGAGGAGGACCCAGTGGGCGGCCCCGCTAAGGAGGTGTATCTAGGCCCGCAGTACCCGTTGGTCGGCTTCGTGCTGGTGCCCACAAGCCTTGCGCCGGGCTATGTGGGTGTTAGGATGGGCGAGTCCATAAGCAACGCCTCGGGCTACGCCTACTTCGACGAGCTACCGCTGAACGTGACGTTCCGGATGACCGTCCGCACGATAATACCGCAGGTGGACATGTACTGGCCGTACACGGCGGCCCAGACGCTCTACGGCAACTCGTACGCCGACTACGCCCAGTGGCTGGGCCTCAACGCCACTAACTTCGTCTACACGTTGGGCACTAGAGATCGTATAGACGCCGGCATAGTCGCCAACAGCACCACCCTGAAGCTGACCACTTGGTGCGCCAAGCCGCAGACCTTTGAGGCTCAGGTGTACAACCCGGTGTTTAGGATATTCGACAAGACTGGCCAGCACCTGCTGTCCAGTCAGTTCATAGTGCCCGGCCCCTATCCCGGCGCTGCCCCGCCGATACTGGCCAACGTGACATTGGTGATAGCGGACGACCGCAGCCCGTACCTCTATGCATCTAGATGGTTCAACTTCACCGATGGGGACTTCAATGTCTTGACCGACTTCAGGCTTGTGGGCATGACCGGCATGCAGTCCATATGGCAGAGCATAGCCGCCAAGTATCTGAGCAAGGCGCAAGCCTTCGCCGGATGCACCGCGCCGCCGACCGGCAACTTATCCGACGTGGCCAACGCCCTGGCGTATGCGGCTATGGCCAGCTGGCTCGCCAACTCCTCCACCAACCTCTACTCCGCAGTCTTTACGTTGTACTCTGCGCAACCCAACAACAGCAAGCTGTCCGTCTGCAGCCTGACGCCGACTACCGTCGGCACCTACGACATAGCCCACCTGTTCCTGCCCGGCATGAGGCTACACGTGAGGGTGTGGTATATGGGCTATTTGGTGTACGACGGTTATGTCACGCTAACCAAGCCCACCGTCGACATAAGGGCCAGCGTCGTGCCGCTTAACGTCACCGCCTTCACTAAGGACATGAGGTTGCCTGTCAACGCGTACATAGGCTTCACGCTGGCCAACGGCTACTTCGGCTTTGCGTTCAATAGCCCATACTCTGGCGTCAACTTCAGCGACACCTATATACTGTACTCGCTGGTCGAGCCGTACGGCTTCCAGCCTCTATGGTTGAGTTCTATACTGACCAGCCTAACCGGCTACGGCACGCCTGCGCTGCACGATGACGCTGTCCAGTATAACTTCACTAGCAGATACGCCTACTACGGCGCTTATAAGACTGTCACCGCCGGCGCTGAGTTCGTCTACCTGCCCAACCTGTTCGTGTCGCGCAACCTGACCACGCCGGTATACCTCTACACTGTCAACGGCACCGGCTACGAGCACGCCGCCAGCTTCGACAGGTGGGTCAGCGTGAGCTACCCGCCGACTACCATACGCACTCACAACTACTTCGAGAGGAACACATTCCTAGATCTATTGATGGGCGGCTATAATTTACCCGTGCCGGCGCCGTTCAGTAGCCCGTCGACCGGCGTGTACACGACCAGCTTCGCCATCTACATGTATAACCCGTACAACTCAACCAACCTACTCAACTATAAGACGTTGAGGCTGTATCTGCCTTGGGGCAACGGCACTAAGGCCATAGTGACCGTGAAGGCGGTCAACGCCAGTAACGGAGCCAGCTACACCGCTACGTTCAACCTATCGAACTACTCCAACTTGACGCAGAACTTGTTGGCGTACGACATAATTCTGCGCAACATAGCGCTGAACCTAGTGCCCGGAAACGCCACGGCCGAGATAGTATTCACCATCACCGTTAACTACACCGCCGGGCCTACCACCTCGCTGTACAGCGTTCCGACAGCCACGCTGATAAACGGCCTCTACGCCTATGCGGCGTACGACAACACCACGGTGGCGACCGCCGCCGGCGCTAACGTCACTCTGCATTTCATAAACGTCATGTTGCCTGCCGACTCCAAGTACATACAGTGGGGCGGATTCGGCGCGCCCGTCACCTACATAGTGCCCGCTGGCCAGATTGCCCTGCTTCCCGAATACGCCGACGATGCGTACGTGTCGCTTGCCGGCTCCTACATAGCCAGGATATGGATAATAGCCGCCGGCTCTAAGGAGGCTCTCTGCACCTCCGGTCCCAACGTGCTGGGTCCGCTGACCGACAGCAAGGGCGCCTACATCACTGGCTACGACTTCTTCGGCAAGCGGTACCTCGTGGTGAACTACATACCCGCCTCGACTCCCGCCACCAAGTCGTCGGTGCCCGTCTACACCAACACCTACCTAGACGAGTTCTACGACGGCTCTGGCATGGTCGCCGGCCTCGGGTTCCCGATAGGCGGAACCAGCGCCTTCGCCATAGGCGCCTACCTCGGCAAGCCCGTCTGGGATGTCAGTGCGCTGTATGCCATGGGCGTGACCAGCCTGCAGTTGCCCACCACCGCGCTGGACTACCTGACTGTGTACAACAACGCCTCCTTCCCGATACTGGTATCCGGAGTGACCGTGTCGTGCGGCGGCTCCAGCTACACGATACCCATCAACGCCTCCACCGGCTACGTCTATGTGAATGTGTCCCAGCAGAAGTCGATACCGCTGAACGGCTACGGCTTCGGCAGATCCTACGCCGTGAACGCCTCGGGCCTCTGGAGCCTCGACGTCTACGCTCCGCAGTATGAGTACTCCGTCAAGGCCTACTACGGCGGCGTCGTCGACACGCTCAAGCACTTCATAAACGACATACCGATACAGGCGAACAGGACTCTGTCGCCCACCATAAAGGCCGAGCTGATGAATGCCTACCAGCTCGCCCAGCAGGCGTTGAACAACTACACGTTGCTGGTGAAGCTGTTCAACCTACAGCCGCTGAGCTCTACTTCCTACCCAGAAAAAGTGCTCTATGCCAGCTATGCCGATAGACCCAGGAACGGTTGGCAGTACACCTTCAATGTGGTGAGCGAGTCCGCGAAATACTGCACCGGATCGGTTGTCTACTACATAGCTAAATTGTTCAACGGCCTCTTCGCGATAGCTACCAACGTCTACAATGGTTCCGCCGTGATCTACTACGATAATAAATATGTTGTATTGCCTGTCAATAGCACCGTCTTGGCACAGCCACCTTCCGTGACCGTCCTGAATATAACCTATCTCAGTAGCGGCACGGTCGTCGTCTATCTATCTAACAGCACCACGCTGATCTACAACAACGTGTCCAAGGTCATATGGCCCGCCTACTTTGTCGAGGTTATATGGCCCCTTAACCTCGCCGGTAACTACTACCTAGCGGTCAGCTATAACTCAATAAGCATCCCCATCTGTAATTATAAGACTTCCACGACCGAGTGGACGGCCGGCACTTGGGGCACGTTGACCACCAACTCCAGCGACTACGACTTCAAGTACTTCTTCAACTTCCCCGAGCTACCGCTGAAGTACATACTGGACTGGAACGCCAGGCCGCTTGCTAACCAGACCGTGGTGCTGTTCGACAGGGCGACGCACCAGGTGTACGCAGTGATATTCACCACCAACACCGGCCAGCTGTTCTACGACCTGCCCAACATCGGCGCCATGGGTCTGAGCAACGACATCTACGTGAGCTGGTTCGACGGCTATCCGTTGATGGTGCTGACCGGCGATCCGGCCTACCTAGTGTGGGTCTACCAGCAGGACGTAGGCAACGACGTGTACCAGCTGGGCAACGCCGCCACGTCGGCTGAGATAAGGACCTACGTGTATCCCGCTACGCTGACCGTCAATGGCCCCAACGGCCAGCCGCTCGCTGGCGTGGTCGTGCAGGTGTTCGACGACGCTACTAAGGGCGCCATGTTCTACTTCATGAACACCACCAGTAGCGCCGGCTCCGTGACTGTCTACGACAAGCTGGTGTCCAGCTATCCGGGCGGCTTCCTGTCCCAGCTACCGTCGACGAACTTCGACTACAACATACTGTATCCGTACAGCTCCGGCACCGCCGCCGCTCCCGCCGACGGCGCTGTCTGGGTCCCCGTAGCCACCGGCACCTTCTCGATACAGCGCGGCGCCACCGTGCCCAGTAGCGGCTACTCCATAACCTCCACCGTGACCTTCGCCACGCAGATACCGCTGTCCCAGCCCGTCGGCGTCAGCGGCACCTTCTACATGCAGACTCCCAGCGGCACTGTAGCCATACCGTTCAAGACAGTGACCGTATCCGGTACATCCTACATAGTGCCGTCTCAGCCTATACCCACCAGCGTGAGCTACCCGCTACAGATGGAGATAGACACAGTGACAGTCAACGGAGTTCCGATAAAGCTCGCGACGCCGTTCAAGACAACGCTGACCACCACGTCTCTGCCGAGCTCTTTCGACCTTGCATCACTCGGCCTGCTGGCGCAGGTCACTGTGCAGGCCCAGGACGGCTTCGGGAAGCTTAGGACCGACTGGCCGATCACCGTCTCGCTGAACGGCCAGACCGTGGCGACCGGCAACGGTGTTGTGACTGCCTACCTACCGTTGAGCCAGTACGCCGGCGCCTACAACGTGACCGTGGCTACTACGGTCAAGACTCCCAGCGGCTCAGTCGTGGTCAACACCACTACGCTGACCGTCAGCGGGCCGACCACCTACGTAGTCAGCGTGCCGTCCGGCGTGATATCTGCTAGCGTAGTCGACGCCTTCGGCACCGCCCTCAGTAGCTCGCCTGTGCAGATAACCAACGTCGCTACCGGCACCGGCTCCGTTACCGCCGAGGTGCTAGCCGGCACCTACACCGTATCCGCCCAGGCCTTCGGCTACACGTGGAGCAAGACGGTCACCGTCTCTAGAGGACAGACCGCGACCGTGCAGATAGTGGTGCCCACCGCCAAGATCTCCGCCAGCGTAGTCGACCAGGCCATGGGCTCCGTCGGCCAGTGGCCCATACAGATAATAGGCCCCAGCGGCTCCGCGGTGGCCTCCGGCACCGGCTCAGTGACTGCCGAGGTCCTTGCCCAGGACAACACCGGCGCGCCGCTCCAGTACAACGTAGTGGCCGTGACGCCGTTCGGCACCTACTCCACCGGCTCGTTCACGCTGTCGCCTGGTCAGACCGCCACCAAGACCATAACCGTCCCGACCGCTGTGCTGCAGATATCCGCCGTCGACGACAACGGCTATCCCATCAACAACATGGTGTCGCAGGTAGACGTCTACTTCGCCAACGGCACTCTGTACAAGAGCTTCTCGTCCGCCCCTGTCAGCGTCGAGGTGTTGGCCGGCCAGCA